One window of Dyadobacter sandarakinus genomic DNA carries:
- a CDS encoding chemotaxis protein CheB produces the protein MIEPVMEPLSIVLIAGSSGSFSLFEKILSQLRSPLSFALIFILHRGKSSKNALPDLFKNKTNVVMKEPYHLDPILPDCIYFPFPDYHLLVGPDSRFYCDRSDRDFFSRPSIDATFVSAAVSGIPVRAAMLFSGSNADGAEGLALLADKGYATYIQDPATAEFPRMPAAALVRCDKHILLKQENFFEAVNGILS, from the coding sequence ATGATAGAACCTGTCATGGAACCGCTGAGTATCGTACTGATAGCCGGATCATCAGGAAGTTTTTCACTTTTTGAAAAAATCCTCTCGCAGCTGCGGAGTCCGCTCAGCTTTGCATTGATTTTCATTTTACACCGGGGCAAATCGAGCAAAAATGCGCTCCCGGATCTATTTAAAAACAAAACGAATGTAGTCATGAAGGAACCCTACCATCTCGACCCGATTCTGCCGGATTGCATTTACTTTCCTTTTCCCGACTACCACCTGCTCGTAGGGCCCGACAGCCGGTTCTACTGCGACCGGTCGGACAGGGACTTTTTCTCAAGACCCAGCATTGATGCGACCTTTGTGTCCGCAGCCGTGTCGGGCATTCCGGTGCGGGCTGCCATGCTGTTTTCCGGTTCCAATGCCGATGGGGCGGAGGGGCTGGCATTGCTGGCGGACAAAGGGTATGCCACTTATATCCAGGACCCGGCAACCGCCGAGTTTCCCAGAATGCCCGCCGCGGCGCTGGTACGGTGCGATAAACATATTTTGTTAAAACAGGAAAACTTCTTCGAAGCTGTAAACGGTATTTTAAGTTAG
- a CDS encoding response regulator has translation MENTKILLLDDREENLISLRAILNRDDIEIFATTSPNEALRLVWENEIAVALVDVQMPGMDGFEFAETLFSNPKTREILVVFVTAISKETTYAVRGLKTGAIDYLYKPLDPYITNAKVDSLIRLARSQKEIREKNRLLENYATIVINSPDMIATVEPETGKIASINPSIQTILGLSPANVTGGTILDLLVDPLNSELREVLVKRTYASGDTIVVEDRFFGRLRQPVWLELRIMYRNRLLFVNLHDIEKRKAHERALMDAQAQAEKARKVKEAFLANMSHEIRTPLNGIIGLGNLLSATELSQSQRDLLEMLQQSSGSLLNILNDILDISKIDEGKFSIIPASTDLRSLGKGIVDLMKFKADEKRLEIRLDIDPKIPGSILVDGMRLTQILLNLVGNALKFTHEGNIQVKFEYVSEVQQGHKIKFHVNDTGIGMSSEQIANIFSEYGQATENTSRQYGGTGLGLTISQKLTRLMGGELEVNSRLNGGSQFFFTLVLQESQEKANDNRTPIAFQDLPTFEGQRVLVAEDNPVNALLLKKYLRTWGLVATLVENGKDAVDVLREQQFDLIILDTRMPEMDGFQTARYARQELAVTTPILSLSATVLPEEVRQAFESGMNDALSKPFEPEKLHNKINHLLSLNA, from the coding sequence ATGGAAAACACGAAAATTCTTTTGCTGGATGACAGGGAGGAAAACCTGATATCATTAAGGGCGATCCTCAACCGGGACGATATAGAAATATTTGCCACTACCTCACCCAATGAGGCGCTGAGACTGGTGTGGGAAAACGAAATTGCGGTGGCGCTTGTAGATGTGCAAATGCCCGGCATGGATGGCTTTGAGTTTGCAGAAACCCTTTTTTCCAATCCCAAGACGAGGGAAATCCTCGTGGTGTTTGTGACGGCCATTTCCAAGGAGACCACCTATGCCGTGCGCGGCCTCAAAACAGGCGCAATCGACTACCTTTACAAGCCCCTTGACCCGTACATAACCAATGCCAAGGTTGACTCGCTGATCAGGCTTGCACGCAGCCAGAAAGAAATCCGCGAGAAAAACAGGCTGCTCGAAAATTACGCGACCATCGTGATCAACTCACCCGATATGATTGCGACTGTTGAGCCGGAGACCGGTAAGATCGCCAGTATCAATCCATCCATCCAGACCATTCTCGGCCTCTCGCCAGCCAATGTGACGGGCGGCACGATCCTGGACCTGCTGGTGGACCCGCTCAATTCGGAGCTGAGGGAAGTGCTGGTGAAACGTACCTATGCAAGCGGCGACACCATTGTTGTCGAAGACAGGTTCTTCGGCCGCCTGCGCCAGCCAGTCTGGCTCGAACTCCGTATCATGTACCGCAACAGGCTGCTCTTTGTGAACCTGCATGACATTGAAAAGCGCAAGGCGCACGAGCGGGCGCTCATGGACGCGCAGGCACAGGCAGAAAAAGCAAGAAAGGTGAAGGAAGCATTTCTGGCCAATATGAGCCACGAGATCCGGACCCCGCTCAATGGTATCATCGGGCTTGGTAACCTGCTCTCGGCAACTGAGCTGAGCCAGTCGCAGCGCGACCTGCTCGAAATGCTGCAGCAGTCTTCCGGTTCCTTACTCAACATTTTGAATGACATCCTCGACATTTCGAAGATCGACGAGGGTAAATTTTCGATTATACCCGCTTCTACGGATCTGCGGTCGCTGGGGAAAGGTATCGTGGATCTGATGAAGTTTAAGGCCGATGAGAAAAGGCTTGAAATCCGGCTCGACATCGATCCTAAAATCCCGGGCTCCATACTGGTAGACGGTATGCGCCTGACGCAAATCCTGCTGAACCTCGTCGGGAATGCGCTGAAATTTACACACGAAGGCAACATTCAGGTGAAATTTGAATATGTGTCCGAAGTGCAGCAGGGACATAAGATCAAGTTTCATGTGAATGATACCGGGATCGGCATGAGCAGCGAGCAGATCGCCAATATATTTTCTGAATACGGACAGGCCACGGAGAACACCTCGCGCCAGTACGGGGGCACCGGGCTCGGCCTGACTATTTCACAAAAGCTTACCCGGCTGATGGGCGGGGAGCTTGAAGTAAACAGCCGGCTCAATGGCGGCAGCCAGTTCTTCTTCACGCTGGTGCTGCAGGAAAGCCAGGAGAAAGCCAATGATAACCGTACACCCATCGCATTTCAGGACCTGCCCACCTTTGAGGGGCAGCGGGTGCTGGTTGCTGAGGACAATCCGGTGAATGCATTGCTGCTGAAAAAATACCTGCGTACCTGGGGACTTGTGGCCACTTTGGTAGAAAACGGGAAAGACGCGGTGGACGTCCTGCGCGAGCAGCAATTTGACCTGATCATCCTGGATACACGCATGCCGGAAATGGATGGATTTCAGACTGCAAGGTACGCCCGGCAGGAACTTGCTGTGACAACTCCCATTCTTTCGCTTTCGGCGACGGTACTGCCGGAAGAAGTGCGCCAGGCGTTTGAATCCGGGATGAATGATGCACTCTCAAAACCATTTGAGCCCGAAAAGCTGCACAATAAGATCAACCATCTGCTTTCGCTGAATGCCTAG
- a CDS encoding chloride channel protein, producing MHCKPGSAGKFLIVDNSSIKKFYSFLKFRRNFLRYSFRKARSYEIVLFWLKSILTRSQFLILSGILVGITCGLAGVLLKSLVHYIHYVITYKVHFEQQLLFYGLFPFLGIVITTLVVIFFFNGQDRKGIPAILYEIAQNSSVVSSVKMYSQIVQSAITVGLGGSAGLESPIAVTGSAIGSNFARTYKLEYRERTLLLAAGATAGIASAFNAPIAGVMFAFEILLTGVVFSDFIPLVVAGVCGSLVSKILLQENVLFQFSTRNPFDYHNIPFYLVLGVLCGLYARYFVVISREIDQFFHRLKMTRIRKAMLGGAILSVLCVLYPPLFGEGYDTIKAIINGQMQEVIANSFFRFIGNREWVVLVFVTIVCLLKAFSASITIFSGGNGGNFAPSLFAGGLLGYAFALLSLQLGFIQAPVSNLVIVGMAGVMAGVLYAPLTAIFLIAESTSGYDLFIPLMIVSVMSFLIVKWFSSVSPDLQKLAEQGKIFTREHDRNLLSLLHVLDLIDKDVQVIQADAGPHELVELVRSGRRNMISVIDDKSKLLGIISLDDIRPLFFSPQAEQMLDIEALMKPPVAVISDFDSVVTVIRKFDETGAWNLPVIKATGEFLGFISKSAILNSYRQLLRAHSS from the coding sequence ATGCATTGCAAACCCGGCTCTGCCGGAAAATTCCTTATTGTGGACAACAGCAGTATCAAGAAATTTTACAGCTTTCTTAAGTTCCGCCGGAACTTCCTTCGTTACAGTTTCCGCAAAGCAAGGAGTTATGAGATTGTGCTCTTCTGGCTCAAAAGCATCCTGACGCGTTCGCAGTTTCTGATCCTTTCGGGTATCCTGGTAGGCATCACCTGCGGGCTTGCAGGTGTACTGCTGAAGTCCCTGGTACATTACATCCATTACGTCATTACCTACAAGGTCCACTTTGAACAGCAGCTGCTATTTTACGGCCTGTTTCCTTTCCTCGGGATCGTCATTACTACGCTTGTGGTCATCTTCTTTTTCAATGGGCAGGACAGAAAAGGAATCCCTGCGATCCTGTATGAAATCGCCCAGAATTCAAGCGTTGTCTCTTCCGTAAAGATGTATTCTCAGATTGTGCAGAGTGCCATTACGGTCGGGCTCGGCGGGTCGGCAGGACTCGAGAGTCCGATAGCGGTTACGGGCTCGGCGATCGGTTCCAACTTCGCTCGAACCTACAAGCTTGAATACAGGGAGCGCACGCTGCTGCTCGCCGCAGGTGCTACTGCCGGCATTGCGTCCGCATTCAATGCACCCATTGCGGGCGTCATGTTTGCGTTTGAAATCCTGCTGACGGGCGTTGTTTTTTCGGACTTCATTCCGCTTGTCGTGGCGGGCGTATGCGGCAGTCTTGTATCCAAAATACTGTTGCAGGAAAATGTACTTTTCCAATTTTCCACACGCAATCCCTTCGACTACCATAACATCCCTTTTTACCTCGTCCTCGGTGTTCTTTGCGGTTTGTATGCGCGCTACTTTGTTGTTATCAGCCGCGAGATCGACCAGTTTTTCCACCGGCTGAAAATGACCCGCATCCGCAAAGCAATGCTGGGTGGCGCCATACTTTCCGTACTCTGCGTGTTGTATCCTCCACTTTTTGGTGAGGGGTACGATACCATCAAAGCCATCATCAACGGGCAGATGCAGGAGGTAATTGCCAACAGTTTTTTCCGGTTCATCGGTAACCGCGAATGGGTCGTTCTTGTGTTTGTTACGATCGTTTGTTTGCTCAAAGCATTCTCCGCTTCCATCACCATTTTCAGCGGCGGTAACGGGGGGAATTTTGCACCGTCACTTTTCGCCGGCGGTCTGCTCGGATATGCGTTTGCGCTGCTTTCACTTCAACTCGGATTCATACAGGCACCGGTGAGCAACCTGGTGATTGTAGGTATGGCAGGTGTGATGGCGGGGGTACTGTACGCTCCACTGACCGCCATTTTTCTGATTGCAGAATCCACTTCCGGCTATGATCTTTTCATTCCCCTGATGATTGTCTCAGTCATGTCGTTCCTGATTGTAAAATGGTTTTCATCCGTATCTCCGGACCTGCAGAAGCTTGCCGAGCAGGGGAAGATTTTTACACGCGAGCACGACAGAAACCTGCTGTCGCTCCTGCACGTGCTCGACCTGATCGATAAGGATGTTCAGGTGATCCAGGCAGATGCCGGCCCCCACGAACTTGTGGAGCTGGTAAGGAGCGGCAGGCGGAATATGATTTCGGTCATCGACGATAAAAGCAAGCTTCTCGGCATCATTTCGCTGGACGATATCCGGCCGCTTTTTTTCAGCCCTCAGGCCGAACAAATGCTGGACATTGAAGCATTGATGAAACCACCCGTCGCCGTAATCAGCGACTTCGACAGCGTGGTTACCGTCATCCGCAAGTTTGATGAAACCGGCGCCTGGAACCTGCCTGTGATCAAGGCAACCGGTGAGTTTCTCGGGTTCATTTCAAAGTCTGCAATACTCAACAGTTATCGTCAGCTGCTCCGCGCTCATTCAAGCTGA
- a CDS encoding MarR family winged helix-turn-helix transcriptional regulator, with product MITISPALKVFLNLTMIQALTAKKFDARLGNHGVSLNEFMILVHLAEAPDEKLRRTDLAEKTGLTASGITRMLTPLEKLGMVKREANSRDARVSYVKLATAGKRVLNEALLTAEATTDQLLSAVKTKKLDELAKLLVELGGTVI from the coding sequence ATGATAACAATATCTCCTGCATTGAAGGTCTTTCTTAACCTCACAATGATCCAGGCGCTCACTGCCAAGAAGTTTGATGCACGCCTGGGAAACCATGGTGTAAGCCTGAATGAATTCATGATTCTGGTACATCTGGCGGAGGCGCCGGATGAAAAATTAAGACGTACGGACCTTGCTGAAAAGACCGGTTTAACCGCGTCAGGAATCACGCGTATGCTCACGCCCCTGGAAAAATTGGGTATGGTCAAACGTGAGGCCAATAGCCGGGACGCCAGGGTGTCCTATGTGAAGCTCGCTACGGCCGGAAAACGCGTTCTGAATGAAGCGCTGCTCACGGCCGAAGCGACTACTGATCAGCTACTTTCGGCGGTAAAAACGAAGAAGCTGGATGAGCTTGCGAAGTTGCTTGTGGAGCTGGGAGGGACGGTCATTTAG
- a CDS encoding DUF4097 family beta strand repeat-containing protein → MKTNWIKTLIVPAMLLFNGQASQAQNEVKEQLTVPLSDPSKPGSLTVNLIKGSIRIAGYQGNQVIVEVTGKSNSTEDKKEPAADGMRKIVPKSAAIDVTATEDKNKVHINSRLVNRPVDLLIKVPQSFSIKAGTIDDGNIAVDNVSGTHEISNVNGDITLTNMGGSIVANTINGTLKVTFRNADTKLPMAFSTLNGNVDVTLPPTAKFDVKLKSDNGDIFTDFDVQVDQSQPQASRSGKDGMYKVAVEDWVRGKVNGGGSEIMMKNMNGNIYVRKFR, encoded by the coding sequence ATGAAAACCAACTGGATAAAAACCCTCATTGTTCCTGCCATGCTCCTGTTTAACGGGCAGGCTAGTCAGGCACAAAATGAAGTAAAGGAGCAACTCACTGTTCCGCTGAGTGACCCTTCTAAACCGGGCAGCCTGACGGTAAACCTGATCAAGGGAAGCATCAGGATTGCGGGTTATCAGGGCAACCAGGTGATTGTGGAAGTCACGGGAAAATCCAATTCGACAGAAGACAAAAAGGAGCCCGCAGCGGACGGCATGCGCAAGATCGTCCCTAAGTCTGCCGCCATCGATGTGACAGCGACGGAAGACAAAAACAAGGTACACATTAATTCACGTCTGGTGAACCGGCCTGTCGACCTGCTCATCAAAGTACCGCAGAGCTTTTCCATCAAGGCGGGCACAATTGATGACGGAAACATTGCAGTAGACAACGTGAGCGGAACACACGAAATATCGAATGTGAACGGGGACATTACCCTTACGAACATGGGCGGTTCCATCGTTGCCAACACCATTAACGGAACGCTGAAAGTGACCTTCAGAAATGCGGACACCAAGCTGCCGATGGCGTTCTCCACTTTGAATGGAAATGTAGATGTTACGTTACCTCCCACTGCAAAGTTTGATGTAAAACTCAAATCTGATAACGGCGATATCTTCACCGACTTCGATGTGCAGGTGGATCAGTCGCAGCCGCAGGCATCACGGTCGGGCAAGGACGGGATGTACAAAGTCGCGGTTGAAGATTGGGTCAGAGGCAAAGTCAATGGCGGTGGCAGCGAGATAATGATGAAAAACATGAATGGTAACATTTATGTCCGCAAATTCAGGTAG
- a CDS encoding DUF4097 family beta strand repeat-containing protein: protein MKTFTIPILAGMLLGYVPTTAQKAEFNEHVSKMFTLPQNAAGHVLAIYNINGFVKVEGYTGNEIRIEVSKTITGRDEAGVTKGRQELQIGFDEQSDSLVVYVAAPFDSRPNKKVRDWTRHEPSFDFRLDFTIKVPQGISLHVATVNDGEVTIGNVDGRIEAANVNGGVTIASARKAASAHTINGDVIIDYLAVPSGASDFKTLNGDIRVTYPAGLSADCEFRSFNGGFYTDFPNVETLPARVIKNTESTPGKTTYKLSTDTLIRIGKGGQALRFETFNGDIYIKKQS, encoded by the coding sequence ATGAAAACATTTACAATCCCGATCCTCGCGGGAATGCTGCTCGGGTATGTCCCGACCACTGCCCAGAAAGCCGAATTTAATGAGCATGTCAGCAAAATGTTCACCCTGCCCCAGAATGCCGCCGGGCATGTGCTTGCCATTTACAACATCAATGGATTTGTGAAAGTGGAAGGATACACCGGTAATGAGATCCGGATTGAGGTCAGCAAAACGATCACGGGCCGCGATGAAGCCGGCGTCACAAAGGGGCGGCAGGAACTTCAGATCGGGTTCGATGAGCAGTCCGATAGTCTGGTGGTTTACGTGGCGGCTCCTTTTGACTCCCGCCCGAACAAGAAGGTGCGTGACTGGACCCGCCATGAACCATCCTTCGATTTCCGCCTCGACTTTACGATCAAGGTGCCGCAGGGCATCAGCCTGCACGTCGCAACGGTAAACGATGGCGAAGTAACGATCGGGAATGTTGACGGGAGGATTGAGGCAGCTAATGTGAACGGAGGCGTCACCATCGCCAGTGCACGGAAAGCAGCCAGTGCGCATACCATTAACGGCGACGTGATCATTGACTACCTGGCTGTACCCTCGGGTGCGTCGGACTTCAAGACACTGAATGGAGACATCCGGGTTACCTACCCTGCCGGCCTGTCCGCCGACTGCGAGTTCAGGAGTTTCAATGGTGGGTTTTATACCGATTTTCCAAACGTGGAAACGCTGCCGGCAAGGGTAATTAAAAATACAGAAAGTACTCCCGGCAAGACCACATACAAACTTAGTACCGATACGCTGATCCGCATCGGCAAAGGCGGACAGGCACTCCGGTTTGAAACATTTAACGGAGACATTTACATCAAAAAGCAATCCTGA
- a CDS encoding HEAT repeat domain-containing protein, with translation MKEDSITSGGHITDRLTDLLTNHLSEAERAATEQHIAQCVSCQEAYQASRQLWENLGKLPVPQPGPGMRANFYNMLDTFREEEKELAGSTSLWDKLLLNVRNAAIPQWTFQLGFSLLLVALGWTIGYRMKAPGPARPEEQIDALAAQVQDVKSAMMLALIDNPSAAERLRAVSYTSEIANADERVINALFATLNNDPNVNVRLVTLEALAEYADLPEVREQLVKSLLRQDSPMIQAALADVMVRLQEKSAVSALKTLLRKDNLDHLVKIKIEQSIRDLS, from the coding sequence ATGAAAGAAGATAGCATCACTAGCGGCGGGCACATCACGGATCGGCTAACCGACCTGCTGACCAACCATCTCAGCGAGGCTGAGCGTGCCGCAACAGAGCAACATATAGCCCAATGCGTAAGCTGCCAGGAAGCTTATCAGGCGTCACGCCAGCTTTGGGAAAACCTGGGCAAGTTACCGGTACCGCAGCCGGGCCCCGGCATGCGCGCCAATTTTTACAACATGCTCGACACTTTCAGGGAGGAAGAAAAAGAGCTTGCAGGCAGCACCTCTCTGTGGGACAAGCTGCTCCTGAATGTCAGGAACGCGGCGATTCCGCAGTGGACGTTTCAGCTGGGATTCAGCCTGCTGCTGGTGGCACTTGGCTGGACCATCGGGTACCGCATGAAAGCACCTGGCCCGGCCAGGCCGGAAGAGCAGATTGACGCATTGGCAGCACAGGTGCAGGATGTGAAAAGTGCCATGATGCTCGCCCTGATCGACAATCCCTCGGCGGCTGAGCGGCTGCGGGCGGTGAGTTACACGAGTGAAATTGCGAATGCAGACGAGCGCGTGATCAATGCCTTGTTTGCGACGCTCAACAATGATCCCAATGTGAATGTGCGGCTGGTGACCCTTGAGGCGCTGGCAGAATACGCAGACTTGCCGGAAGTGCGGGAACAACTGGTGAAATCACTGCTGCGGCAGGACTCCCCTATGATCCAGGCTGCGCTGGCCGACGTGATGGTCCGCCTGCAGGAAAAAAGTGCCGTGAGTGCATTAAAAACGCTGCTCCGGAAAGACAACCTGGACCATCTCGTAAAAATAAAAATCGAGCAGTCTATCCGCGATCTTTCTTAA
- a CDS encoding RNA polymerase sigma factor: MNALTDNALMLRVKAGDLDKMGLLFERYNRPLFAFFYHMTHKKHVSEDLVQNVFYRMLKYRQAFRGDGEFRTWMYALARNVLHDLPKTDRRQEATNWSELADEMDGGTPADEHFDQQQQTEFLHRTLEALAPEQREILILSRFQELKYEEIGRILEISEGAVKTRVHRALAELKKKFFTNERR, translated from the coding sequence TTGAATGCACTGACGGACAATGCGCTGATGCTCCGGGTGAAAGCCGGGGACCTCGACAAAATGGGCCTGCTGTTTGAGCGGTACAACCGTCCGCTGTTTGCGTTTTTTTACCACATGACGCACAAAAAACACGTGAGTGAGGATCTTGTGCAGAATGTGTTTTACCGGATGCTGAAATACAGACAGGCATTCCGGGGCGACGGAGAGTTCAGGACCTGGATGTATGCGCTGGCAAGAAACGTACTGCACGACCTTCCAAAAACCGATCGCAGGCAGGAAGCTACAAACTGGTCGGAGCTGGCCGATGAAATGGATGGCGGTACTCCGGCGGACGAGCACTTTGACCAGCAGCAGCAAACCGAGTTCCTGCACAGGACTCTGGAAGCCCTGGCACCCGAACAACGTGAAATATTGATCCTGAGCCGTTTTCAGGAGCTGAAATACGAAGAGATCGGGAGGATCCTCGAAATCAGTGAGGGGGCAGTAAAAACGAGAGTACACCGGGCACTGGCGGAGTTGAAGAAAAAGTTTTTTACCAATGAAAGAAGATAG
- a CDS encoding ferritin-like domain-containing protein has product MSQNAEVIEVLNDLILINNDRIAGYEKAYDETKEIENDLRALFRSFADDSRSFLTDLKAQVTQLGGEPATGTMLSGKLYRAWMDVRAVFTTDNRLAVLDNAMAGEDAARKAYDEAARSEILPADVRQLVLAQHTKIGAAHDMIKREQERQQDVAKYPLTT; this is encoded by the coding sequence ATGTCACAAAATGCAGAAGTGATCGAGGTATTAAACGACCTGATCCTGATCAATAACGACCGGATCGCCGGGTATGAAAAGGCTTATGATGAAACCAAGGAAATTGAAAACGACCTGCGTGCATTGTTCCGCAGCTTCGCCGACGACAGCAGGTCTTTCCTGACCGACCTGAAAGCACAGGTAACACAGCTGGGCGGAGAACCGGCAACAGGTACCATGCTGTCGGGGAAACTTTACCGTGCATGGATGGACGTACGTGCGGTATTTACCACGGATAACAGACTGGCTGTGCTGGATAATGCGATGGCAGGTGAAGATGCCGCCAGAAAAGCCTACGACGAAGCTGCGAGGTCGGAGATACTGCCGGCGGATGTACGCCAGCTCGTCCTGGCGCAGCATACCAAGATCGGTGCAGCCCACGACATGATCAAACGGGAGCAGGAGCGGCAGCAGGATGTAGCCAAGTATCCTTTAACAACCTAA